A single window of Sphingobacteriales bacterium DNA harbors:
- a CDS encoding DUF11 domain-containing protein, whose translation MCTRYPVTPLTCDDGNCMNGVETWSDATCACVPGAPVTPLTCDDGVCENGVETWDSATCQCVAGTPGEIPTCDDGNCMNGVETYDAASCACVPGTPVTPLTCDDGNCMNGLETWSDATCSCVPGTPPSTACDDNNPCTDDNYNTTTCQCEYTPNTLCDTYSVGNQVWSDTNNNGLIDSGEAGIDGVTVYLLNATGTPIDTTVTSGGGLYLFDGLAAGDYIVSVEIPTGTQSSAVDETTPDTDGNDNGVTVVGTTIQSGLITLGDGEPTGESPDNDPATTDTNENLTVDFGFYPIPADTYSVGNQVWSDTNNNGLIDSGEAGIDGVTVYLLDATGTPIDTTVTSGGGLYLFDGLAAGDYIVSVEIPTGTQSSAVDETTPDTDGNDNGITVVGTTIQSGLITLGDGEPTGESPDNDPATTDTNENLTVDFGFYPIPADTYSVGNQVWSDTNNNGLIDSGEAGIDGVTVYLLDATGTPIDTTVTSGGGLYLFDGLAAGDYIVSVEIPTGTQSSAVDETTPDTDGNDNGVTVVGTTIQSGVITLGDGEPTGESPDNDPATTDTNENLTVDFGFYPIPADTYSVGNQIWSDTNNNGLIDSGEAGIDGVTVYLLDATGTPIDTTVTSGGGLYLFDGLAAGDYIVSVEIPTGTQSSTVDETTPDTDGNDNGITVVGTTIQSGVITLGDGEPTGESPDNDPATTDTNENLTVDFGFYCLPCSLNSFGLSAVKDDKGTADTADDEWQIYSNPTGTNLSSTYDVSGDLTANDLPYGSTQLVGSVPANNNLVTLTITNTGICNVCEISDYVFEITPGIADSVDLALDKSIDKTIAQIGEQVTFTITITNEGGTDASGVSVSDVLPTGISYVSSSASQGSYDSATGVWTVGDFLANDAPKTLTIVGTILSEGVHYNTAEISAVNGTDIDSTPNNGVAGEDDIDDVCVSVPMQICDDGSQSITLEAEMGLTNVVWFKDGVQVGTGSSYIANQAGSYTYTADNGGCADGTCCPVIIETISCCPTNLCPTIQFMRN comes from the coding sequence TTGTGTACCCGGTACCCTGTTACGCCACTTACCTGCGATGACGGTAACTGCATGAATGGCGTAGAAACTTGGTCAGATGCTACTTGTGCCTGTGTCCCCGGCGCGCCTGTTACTCCACTTACCTGCGATGATGGTGTATGTGAAAATGGGGTAGAGACTTGGGATTCTGCTACTTGTCAATGTGTTGCGGGAACTCCCGGAGAGATACCGACTTGTGATGACGGTAATTGTATGAATGGAGTAGAGACTTACGATGCAGCTTCTTGTGCCTGTGTACCCGGTACACCAGTTACACCGCTTACTTGCGATGACGGTAACTGTATGAATGGCTTAGAAACGTGGTCAGATGCTACTTGTTCTTGTGTACCCGGCACGCCTCCTTCTACCGCTTGTGATGACAATAATCCTTGCACAGATGATAATTATAATACAACGACTTGTCAGTGCGAATATACCCCTAACACATTGTGTGATACTTATTCAGTAGGCAACCAAGTATGGAGCGACACCAACAACAACGGTTTGATAGATTCAGGCGAAGCAGGTATAGACGGAGTAACGGTTTACTTGTTGAATGCAACGGGTACTCCGATAGACACGACTGTAACCTCCGGCGGCGGTTTGTATTTGTTTGATGGTTTGGCTGCGGGCGACTATATCGTATCGGTTGAAATACCCACAGGTACACAGAGCAGTGCAGTAGATGAAACAACCCCTGACACAGATGGCAACGACAACGGAGTTACGGTAGTAGGAACTACTATTCAAAGCGGTCTAATCACTTTGGGTGATGGCGAGCCTACAGGAGAAAGTCCTGATAACGACCCTGCCACAACAGATACGAATGAAAACTTAACAGTTGACTTCGGATTTTATCCAATACCTGCGGATACTTATTCAGTGGGTAACCAAGTATGGAGCGACACGAACAACAACGGTTTGATAGATTCAGGCGAAGCAGGTATAGACGGAGTAACGGTTTACTTGTTGGATGCAACGGGAACTCCGATAGACACGACAGTAACCTCCGGCGGCGGTCTGTATTTGTTTGATGGTTTGGCTGCGGGCGACTATATCGTATCGGTTGAAATACCCACAGGTACACAGAGCAGTGCAGTAGATGAAACAACTCCTGACACAGACGGCAACGACAACGGCATCACGGTAGTAGGAACTACCATTCAAAGCGGTCTAATCACTTTGGGTGATGGCGAGCCTACAGGAGAAAGCCCTGATAACGACCCTGCCACAACAGATACGAATGAAAACTTAACAGTTGACTTCGGATTTTATCCAATACCTGCGGATACTTATTCAGTGGGTAACCAAGTATGGAGCGACACGAACAACAACGGTTTGATAGATTCAGGCGAAGCAGGTATAGACGGAGTAACGGTTTACTTGTTGGATGCAACGGGAACTCCGATAGACACGACAGTAACCTCCGGCGGCGGTCTGTATTTGTTTGATGGTTTGGCTGCGGGCGACTATATCGTATCGGTTGAAATACCCACAGGTACACAGAGCAGTGCAGTAGATGAAACAACTCCTGACACAGACGGCAACGACAACGGAGTTACGGTAGTAGGAACTACGATACAAAGCGGTGTAATCACTTTGGGTGATGGCGAGCCTACAGGAGAAAGTCCTGATAACGACCCTGCCACAACAGATACCAATGAAAACCTGACAGTTGACTTCGGATTTTATCCAATACCTGCGGATACTTATTCAGTGGGTAACCAAATATGGAGCGACACCAACAACAACGGTTTGATAGATTCAGGCGAAGCAGGTATAGACGGTGTAACGGTTTACTTGTTGGATGCAACGGGTACTCCGATAGACACGACAGTAACCTCCGGCGGCGGTCTGTACTTATTTGATGGTTTGGCTGCGGGCGACTATATCGTATCGGTTGAAATACCCACAGGTACGCAGAGCAGTACAGTAGATGAAACAACTCCTGACACAGATGGCAACGACAACGGCATCACGGTAGTAGGAACTACTATTCAAAGCGGTGTAATCACTTTGGGTGATGGCGAGCCTACAGGAGAAAGTCCTGATAACGACCCTGCCACAACAGATACCAATGAAAACCTGACAGTTGACTTCGGATTTTACTGTTTGCCTTGTTCCTTGAACAGCTTCGGATTGTCAGCAGTAAAAGATGACAAAGGTACTGCCGATACAGCAGATGACGAATGGCAAATCTATTCAAATCCGACAGGAACAAACTTGTCCTCAACTTACGATGTGAGCGGCGATTTGACAGCTAATGATTTGCCTTATGGCAGTACTCAATTAGTAGGATCAGTACCTGCAAATAATAATCTTGTGACACTTACTATCACGAATACAGGTATTTGTAATGTATGTGAAATATCAGATTATGTTTTTGAGATTACGCCGGGTATTGCAGATTCTGTAGATTTGGCATTGGATAAATCGATAGACAAAACAATCGCTCAGATAGGCGAGCAGGTGACATTCACGATAACGATAACGAATGAAGGCGGCACAGATGCGAGTGGAGTTTCGGTGAGTGATGTATTGCCAACGGGTATATCGTATGTGAGCAGTTCAGCCAGTCAGGGCAGCTATGATTCGGCTACAGGTGTATGGACGGTGGGCGATTTCTTGGCGAATGATGCACCGAAAACGCTGACAATAGTAGGAACGATATTAAGCGAGGGTGTACATTACAACACGGCAGAGATCAGTGCGGTGAATGGAACGGACATAGACAGCACACCGAACAATGGCGTAGCCGGAGAAGATGATATAGATGATGTATGTGTAAGCGTACCGATGCAAATCTGTGATGACGGTTCTCAATCTATTACATTAGAGGCGGAAATGGGCTTAACGAATGTAGTGTGGTTCAAAGACGGTGTGCAAGTAGGAACGGGCAGTTCTTATATTGCTAATCAGGCGGGGAGCTACACCTACACAGCGGATAACGGAGGCTGTGCAGATGGCACTTGTTGTCCTGTTATTATTGAGACAATCTCTTGTTGCCCTACTAATTTGTGCCCAACCATACAATTTATGCGTAATTAG